One genomic window of Channa argus isolate prfri chromosome 5, Channa argus male v1.0, whole genome shotgun sequence includes the following:
- the mfsd4aa gene encoding major facilitator superfamily domain-containing protein 4A isoform X2, with amino-acid sequence MKLLDERLWSLFKRHWRQTLTYWSVFFSFGLCIAFLGPTILDLRCQTQSTLQQITLVFFSQQFFLMVGSSMGGLFRKTLLSSLSALFSCTLIISIVFAIIPLCHHVVLLSIAMAIAGKAMGVIDTIANLQLVKLYQKDSAIFLQALHFFIGLGALVSPLVADPFLAEGSCVLSANSSANSTSDLEHLRSSLVGQGATLHNISQYPLHIEGVVITRVSYAFWIMALINLPVPAAVLALMYYERLLPCCRNSHGLLDRDSLSSMSPAADSGQGHGSVFGCCNPAKLRGRPATFFILHALGGAILFITDGIIVGVILVQCLLMIFYTSTVFLFIGTCMLGLCISSVFPSMLAYTEDILDYKGCATTVLVTSASTGEMILQLLVGLVIHSQGSYAFLLSCTISSFIGFCLFLLLLYVQHIHRSCSSDSSENTDMKEKPKTGSS; translated from the exons ATGAAGCTGCTCGACGAGCGGCTCTGGTCGCTGTTTAAGCGCCACTGGCGGCAGACTCTCACCTACTGGAGCGTGTTCTTCAGCTTCGGCCTGTGCATCGCCTTCCTGGGACCCACCATCCTGGACCTGAGGTGTCAGACCCAGTCCACCCTGCAGCAGATCACCTTGGTGTTTTTCTCCCAGCAGTTCTTCCTGATGGTGGGCAGCAGCATGGGAGGACTCTTTAGGAAAAC tctcctgtcctccctgtcGGCCCTCTTTTCCTGCACTCTCATCATCTCCATCGTGTTTGCCATCATACCGCTATGTCACCACGTGGTGCTGTTGTCCATTGCTATGGCAATCGCTGGTAAAGCCATGGGGGTGATCGACACCATCGCCAACCTGCAGCTGGTGAAACTGTACCAGAAGGACTCGGCCATCTTCCTGCAG GCCCTGCATTTCTTCATAGGCCTGGGAGCTCTGGTTAGTCCCCTGGTGGCTGATCCTTTCCTAGCAGAGGGCAGCTGTGTCCTCAGTGCCAACTCGTCTGCTAACTCAACCTCAGATCTGGAGCACCTCCGCAGCAGCCTGGTCGGTCAAGGGGCGACACTGCACAACATCTCCCAGTACCCTCTGCACATTGAAGGCGTCGTCATCACCAGGGTGTCCTATGCTTTCTGGATCATGGCCCTTATCAAT CTCCCTGTGCCAGCTGCAGTGCTTGCGTTGATGTACTATGAGAGACTGCTGCCTTGCTGCAGGAACAGCCACGGTCTGCTGGACAGGGATTCTCTGTCTAGCATGAGCCCTGCTGCAGACAGTGGACAAG GTCATGGGAGTGTGTTTGGCTGCTGTAACCCTGCCAAGCTTCGGGGTCGCCCTGCTACTTTCTTTATCCTGCATGCTCTGGGCGGCGCCATCCTCTTCATCACTGATGGGATAATA gTGGGAGTGATACTGGTTCAGTGCTTGTTGATGATATTCTACACCAGCACAGTGTTTCTCTTCATCGGTACTTGTATGTTGGGACTGTGCATCAGCAGTGTGTTTCCCTCCATGCTGGCATATACAGAGGACATATTAGACtacaaag GTTGTGCCACAACTGTCCTGGTGACCAGTGCCAGCACAGGAGAGATGATTCTGCAGCTGCTTGTGGGATTG GTGATCCACAGTCAGGGAAGTTACGCCTTCCTGTTATCTTGCACAATATCATCATTCATTGGCTTCTGCCTGTTCCTGCTGCTCCTCTATGTCCAACACATCCACAGAAGCTGCTCTTCAG ATTCCTCAGAAAACACGGACATGAAAGAGAAACCAAAGACTGGAAGCTCATGA
- the mfsd4aa gene encoding major facilitator superfamily domain-containing protein 4A isoform X1, which translates to MKLLDERLWSLFKRHWRQTLTYWSVFFSFGLCIAFLGPTILDLRCQTQSTLQQITLVFFSQQFFLMVGSSMGGLFRKTLLSSLSALFSCTLIISIVFAIIPLCHHVVLLSIAMAIAGKAMGVIDTIANLQLVKLYQKDSAIFLQALHFFIGLGALVSPLVADPFLAEGSCVLSANSSANSTSDLEHLRSSLVGQGATLHNISQYPLHIEGVVITRVSYAFWIMALINLPVPAAVLALMYYERLLPCCRNSHGLLDRDSLSSMSPAADSGQGHGSVFGCCNPAKLRGRPATFFILHALGGAILFITDGIIGSYAGFVYTYAVSPPLLMGHKAAGYLDSIFWASITAGRLASIYLSYRYTAPRLLSFSLVGVILVQCLLMIFYTSTVFLFIGTCMLGLCISSVFPSMLAYTEDILDYKGCATTVLVTSASTGEMILQLLVGLVIHSQGSYAFLLSCTISSFIGFCLFLLLLYVQHIHRSCSSDSSENTDMKEKPKTGSS; encoded by the exons ATGAAGCTGCTCGACGAGCGGCTCTGGTCGCTGTTTAAGCGCCACTGGCGGCAGACTCTCACCTACTGGAGCGTGTTCTTCAGCTTCGGCCTGTGCATCGCCTTCCTGGGACCCACCATCCTGGACCTGAGGTGTCAGACCCAGTCCACCCTGCAGCAGATCACCTTGGTGTTTTTCTCCCAGCAGTTCTTCCTGATGGTGGGCAGCAGCATGGGAGGACTCTTTAGGAAAAC tctcctgtcctccctgtcGGCCCTCTTTTCCTGCACTCTCATCATCTCCATCGTGTTTGCCATCATACCGCTATGTCACCACGTGGTGCTGTTGTCCATTGCTATGGCAATCGCTGGTAAAGCCATGGGGGTGATCGACACCATCGCCAACCTGCAGCTGGTGAAACTGTACCAGAAGGACTCGGCCATCTTCCTGCAG GCCCTGCATTTCTTCATAGGCCTGGGAGCTCTGGTTAGTCCCCTGGTGGCTGATCCTTTCCTAGCAGAGGGCAGCTGTGTCCTCAGTGCCAACTCGTCTGCTAACTCAACCTCAGATCTGGAGCACCTCCGCAGCAGCCTGGTCGGTCAAGGGGCGACACTGCACAACATCTCCCAGTACCCTCTGCACATTGAAGGCGTCGTCATCACCAGGGTGTCCTATGCTTTCTGGATCATGGCCCTTATCAAT CTCCCTGTGCCAGCTGCAGTGCTTGCGTTGATGTACTATGAGAGACTGCTGCCTTGCTGCAGGAACAGCCACGGTCTGCTGGACAGGGATTCTCTGTCTAGCATGAGCCCTGCTGCAGACAGTGGACAAG GTCATGGGAGTGTGTTTGGCTGCTGTAACCCTGCCAAGCTTCGGGGTCGCCCTGCTACTTTCTTTATCCTGCATGCTCTGGGCGGCGCCATCCTCTTCATCACTGATGGGATAATA GGCTCCTACGCTGGATTCGTCTATACTTACGCCGTCTCCCCTCCTCTGCTGATGGGACATAAGGCCGCCGGTTATCTGGACAGTATATTCTGGGCCTCCATTACAGCAGGAAGACTGGCGTCAATCTATCTGTCCTACAGATACACAGCACCGAGGCTGCTCTCCTTCAGTCTG gTGGGAGTGATACTGGTTCAGTGCTTGTTGATGATATTCTACACCAGCACAGTGTTTCTCTTCATCGGTACTTGTATGTTGGGACTGTGCATCAGCAGTGTGTTTCCCTCCATGCTGGCATATACAGAGGACATATTAGACtacaaag GTTGTGCCACAACTGTCCTGGTGACCAGTGCCAGCACAGGAGAGATGATTCTGCAGCTGCTTGTGGGATTG GTGATCCACAGTCAGGGAAGTTACGCCTTCCTGTTATCTTGCACAATATCATCATTCATTGGCTTCTGCCTGTTCCTGCTGCTCCTCTATGTCCAACACATCCACAGAAGCTGCTCTTCAG ATTCCTCAGAAAACACGGACATGAAAGAGAAACCAAAGACTGGAAGCTCATGA